A single window of Chloroflexota bacterium DNA harbors:
- a CDS encoding ABC transporter substrate-binding protein, with the protein MARVHGFSRRELFAFGFKGAASLAGLGLLAACSQASAPPAAKPAEAPKPAEAAKPAATTAPAVAKPAEATKPAEAAKPAEAAKPAEVAKPTAAAAAPAKPAGEPKLGAQLIGKLEGPTIITDVAQFPKSFKEAPMLAELVKAGKLPPVEQRVPQDPLVVKPVHEIGKYGGTWRRGFTGPGDKWNGWRAASGPDSILFWDYTGEKVVPNIARDFKIEDGGKVLVLNLRRGMKWSDGTPFTADAFTFWFEEIYQNKELVPSGHTLMSINGKPGKIEKGADEFTVRYVFPDPYYLLPDVLAGSTAISGHAFQGLNFLGSFAPGHYLKQYLPKYANKEQLDADVKAAGFDNWVNLIKFKNDWTLNPDLPVVTPWVTRTPINNPTFVLERNPYSIWVDPEGNQLPYLDKVQMTLAENLEVLNLRTIAGEYDMQERHVDAGKIPVILENQQKGNYRLLLDPGDYGADCYIRFNLSYEADPEIAKWLTNVDFRRALSLGVDRDQLNETFWLGLGTPGSLVPVETNKYNPGPEYRTLWHSYDQKKANEMLDAIGLSQKDPEGFRTRTDGKGRLRIELQTKGGQFLQYTRIGEMMRDQWKRIGIDLIVQENERSLAERRAAGNETHLDAWVADGSEHMFTFPDQIFPSNTTTAGGILYAKWYLSNGKEGKEPPAYLKEIYDLFRRGYGMPEDERIQAGRQIWKLVTDNVISIGVVGLSPAAQGIRVAKNNFGNIPARMYNSPDGKSPGISRPVTFYFKS; encoded by the coding sequence GCGTTCGGGTTCAAGGGAGCGGCGAGTCTGGCGGGGCTCGGACTCCTGGCAGCGTGTAGTCAGGCGTCCGCGCCGCCGGCCGCGAAGCCGGCTGAGGCGCCCAAACCCGCCGAGGCGGCGAAACCAGCCGCCACCACGGCCCCCGCGGTGGCGAAGCCGGCCGAGGCCACGAAGCCGGCCGAGGCCGCCAAACCTGCCGAGGCCGCCAAACCTGCCGAGGTCGCGAAACCGACGGCGGCGGCTGCCGCGCCGGCAAAGCCGGCTGGCGAGCCGAAGCTTGGCGCGCAACTGATCGGGAAGCTCGAAGGGCCGACGATCATCACAGACGTCGCCCAGTTCCCGAAGAGCTTCAAGGAAGCGCCGATGCTCGCGGAGCTGGTCAAGGCGGGCAAGCTGCCACCCGTCGAGCAGCGCGTGCCACAAGACCCGCTCGTCGTGAAGCCGGTCCACGAGATCGGGAAGTACGGCGGCACGTGGCGTCGAGGCTTCACTGGCCCCGGCGACAAGTGGAACGGCTGGCGCGCGGCCTCCGGTCCAGACAGCATCCTCTTCTGGGACTACACCGGCGAGAAGGTCGTCCCGAACATTGCCAGAGACTTCAAGATCGAAGACGGCGGCAAGGTGCTGGTGCTGAACCTGCGGCGCGGCATGAAGTGGTCTGACGGGACGCCGTTCACCGCCGACGCCTTCACGTTCTGGTTCGAGGAGATCTACCAGAACAAGGAGCTGGTGCCGTCCGGGCACACCCTGATGAGCATCAACGGGAAGCCCGGCAAGATCGAGAAGGGCGCCGACGAGTTCACCGTCCGCTACGTCTTCCCCGATCCGTACTACCTGCTGCCGGACGTGCTGGCCGGCTCGACGGCGATCTCCGGGCACGCCTTTCAGGGTCTCAACTTCCTCGGCTCGTTTGCGCCAGGGCACTACCTCAAGCAGTACCTGCCGAAGTACGCAAACAAGGAGCAGCTCGACGCCGACGTCAAGGCGGCAGGGTTCGACAACTGGGTCAACCTGATCAAGTTCAAGAACGACTGGACCCTGAACCCCGACCTGCCGGTCGTGACGCCCTGGGTCACCAGGACGCCGATCAACAATCCGACCTTCGTGCTGGAGCGGAACCCGTACAGCATCTGGGTGGACCCAGAGGGCAACCAGCTGCCGTACCTCGACAAGGTCCAGATGACGCTCGCCGAGAACCTGGAGGTGCTCAACCTCCGGACCATCGCCGGCGAGTACGACATGCAAGAGCGGCACGTCGACGCGGGCAAGATCCCGGTCATCCTGGAGAACCAGCAGAAGGGCAACTACCGGCTGCTCCTCGATCCTGGAGACTACGGCGCGGACTGCTACATCCGCTTCAACCTGTCGTACGAGGCGGACCCCGAGATCGCGAAGTGGCTGACGAACGTCGACTTCCGCCGGGCGCTCTCGCTCGGCGTGGACCGCGACCAGCTCAACGAGACGTTCTGGCTGGGCCTGGGGACGCCGGGCTCGCTGGTGCCCGTCGAGACGAACAAGTACAACCCTGGCCCGGAGTATCGGACCCTCTGGCACAGCTACGATCAGAAGAAGGCGAACGAGATGCTCGACGCCATCGGCCTGTCGCAGAAGGATCCCGAGGGCTTCCGGACGCGGACCGATGGCAAGGGGCGTTTGCGGATCGAGCTGCAGACCAAGGGCGGCCAGTTCCTCCAGTACACCCGCATCGGCGAGATGATGCGCGACCAGTGGAAGCGCATCGGTATCGACCTGATCGTGCAGGAGAACGAGCGCTCGCTGGCCGAGCGCCGCGCCGCCGGCAACGAGACCCATCTGGATGCCTGGGTCGCGGACGGCTCGGAGCACATGTTCACGTTCCCAGACCAGATCTTCCCGTCGAACACCACGACTGCTGGCGGCATCCTGTATGCGAAGTGGTATCTCTCGAACGGCAAGGAGGGGAAGGAGCCGCCGGCCTACCTGAAGGAGATCTACGACCTGTTCCGGCGTGGGTACGGCATGCCCGAGGATGAGCGGATCCAGGCCGGCCGCCAGATCTGGAAGCTCGTGACGGACAACGTCATCTCCATTGGCGTGGTCGGGCTCTCTCCGGCGGCGCAGGGTATCCGCGTGGCGAAGAACAACTTCGGGAACATCCCCGCGCGGATGTACAACAGCCCGGACGGCAAGTCGCCGGGCATCTCGCGGCCGGTGACCTTCTACTTCAAGAGCTGA